In Solanum pennellii chromosome 3, SPENNV200, a single window of DNA contains:
- the LOC107013472 gene encoding uncharacterized protein LOC107013472 → MCFDSLVGTEVKVYDPLKDLCKKINFFFQWIPIYAGETLKHLEKENELLSNAHKAMSDELHKLQVEEEMMMRKLHELISAHTLSKKKGLNDNAEKRRNDQEGAAVDITKS, encoded by the exons ATGTG CTTTGATTCTCTTGTTGGAACGGAAGTGAAGGTTTATGACCCACTGAAGGATTTGTGTaagaagatcaattttttttttcaatggaTCCCAATATATGCAGGAGAAACCTTGAAGCATctagagaaagaaaatgaaCTACTCTCGAATGCCCATAAAGCAATGTCAGATGAATTGCACAAGCTTCAGGTTGAGGAAGAAATGATGATGCGCAAGTTACATGAACTTATTTCAGCTCACACTCTAAGTAAAAAGAAAGGCTTAAATGATAATGCAGAGAAAAGGCGGAATGACCAGGAAGGAGCAGCGGTCGACATAACTAagagttaa
- the LOC107012520 gene encoding chloride conductance regulatory protein ICln yields MSGLKFVAERTGDGAGQPFLDTDNGEELMHVQPGTAIVLGSRSPESPGTLYITSKQVVWLSDTDRSKGYAVDFLSVSLHAVSRDPEAYRDPCLYAQIDNGVEDDESEGSSDEGDVSSDLSRITELRLVPSDPSQVDTLFQIFCDCAELNPEPIEEEEEEHNWIFSADQLENQEAEEDSEWLISQNSTHPIGHSNGDHDLAHNVLQLQINDQRFEDAEEMDSDSKNGHHHHHP; encoded by the exons ATGTCAGGCTTGAAGTTCGTCGCTGAAAGAACCGGTGATGGAGCTGGACAGCCATTCCTCGACACCGACAACGGCGAGGAACTCATGCATGTTCAACCTGGAACTGCCATAGTCCTCGGCAGCCGCTCTCCTGAGTCCCCTGGCACTCTCTATATCACCTCCAA GCAAGTAGTGTGGCTAAGCGATACTGATAGGAGTAAAGGTTATGCAGTTGATTTCCTGTCTGTTTCACTTCATGCTGTCTCTAGAGACCCCGAGGCTTATCGGGATCCTTGTTTATATGCTCAG ATTGACAACGGAGTGGAGGATGACGAATCAGAAGGTTCCAGTGATGAGGGTGATGTGTCATCAGATTTATCAAGGATCACTGAGTTGAGACTTGTGCCATCAGACCCTAGTCAAG TGGATACTCTATTCCAGATCTTTTGTGATTGTGCTGAGCTTAATCCTGAACCAATTGAAG AGGAGGAGGAAGAACATAATTGGATCTTCAGCGCGGATCAGCTGGAAAATCAGGAAGCTG AAGAAGATTCTGAATGGTTGATTTCTCAAAATTCTACACATCCGATTGGTCATTCAAATGGGGATCACGACTTAGCTCATAATGTACTTCAG CTTCAGATTAATGATCAAAGGTTTGAAGATGCGGAGGAAATGGACAGTGACAGCAAAAATggccatcaccatcaccatcccTAG
- the LOC107012886 gene encoding UDP-glucuronate 4-epimerase 2-like produces MDKHRKWTYSITKLVFWATIFAGAFLFFCLRSSPPSHSTTMKWGSSSNTPQWEKRVRLSARSRSGHLSVLVTGAAGFVGSHVSAALKRRGDGVVGLDNFNSYYDPSLKRARQKLLEQKGVFVMEGDINDEKLLKKLFDIVEFTHVMHLAAQAGVRYAMKNPGSYIHSNIAGLVTLFEACKSANPQPSIVWASSSSVYGLNSKVPFSEKDQTDQPASLYAATKKAGEEIAHTYNHIYGLSITGLRFFTVYGPWGRPDMAYFFFTKNILKGKPISVFQGSNNKSVARDFTYIDDIVKGCLGALDTAEKSTGSGGKKKKNAQLRVFNLGNTSPVPVTKLVSILEKLLKVKAKRNVLPLPTNGDVMFTHANISYAHKEFGYKPTTDLQMGLHKFVNWYLDYYSVSEKKIY; encoded by the coding sequence ATGGACAAGCACCGGAAATGGACGTATTCCATTACCAAGCTTGTATTCTGGGCAACCATTTTTGCGGGTGCCTTTCTTTTCTTCTGTTTGCGTTCTTCTCCTCCGTCTCATTCTACAACTATGAAATGGGGTAGTAGTAGTAATACCCCACAATGGGAAAAGCGTGTCAGATTATCTGCTCGTTCACGTTCCGGTCATTTATCCGTTCTTGTTACCGGCGCCGCCGGGTTCGTTGGGTCTCACGTCTCCGCCGCACTCAAACGCCGTGGTGATGGGGTTGTTGGATTGGATAATTTCAACAGCTATTATGACCCATCGTTGAAAAGGGCCCGTCAGAAATTGTTGGAACAGAAAGGGGTTTTCGTCATGGAAGGTGATATCAATGATGAAAAGCTTCTGAAAAAGCTTTTCGATATTGTTGAATTCACCCACGTAATGCACTTAGCTGCACAGGCCGGCGTTCGTTACGCAATGAAGAATCCTGGTTCTTACATCCATAGCAACATTGCAGGTCTCGTTACCCTTTTCGAGGCCTGCAAATCCGCTAACCCACAACCTTCAATTGTTTGGGCATCATCCAGTTCTGTTTATGGGCTCAATTCCAAAGTACCCTTCTCAGAAAAAGATCAAACGGATCAACCAGCCAGTCTATACGCTGCCACAAAGAAAGCCGGTGAAGAAATTGCACATACGTACAATCACATCTACGGTCTTTCCATTACAGGGTTAAGATTCTTCACTGTTTATGGACCTTGGGGTAGGCCAGATATGGCgtatttcttcttcacaaagAACATACTAAAAGGAAAGCCCATTTCAGTATTTCAAGGTTCAAACAACAAAAGTGTAGCTAGAGATTTTACCTACATTGATGATATAGTAAAAGGGTGTTTAGGGGCTTTGGATACAGCAGAGAAGAGCACAGGAAGTGGtggtaagaagaagaagaatgcaCAATTAAGAGTGTTTAATTTGGGGAATACTTCACCAGTTCCAGTGACAAAGTTAGTTAGCATATTGGAGAAACTACTAAAGGTAAAGGCTAAAAGAAATGTATTGCCATTGCCAACAAATGGAGATGTGATGTTTACTCATGCTAATATCAGTTATGCTCACAAGGAATTTGGATACAAACCCACTACAGATTTGCAGATGGGGTTGCACAAATTTGTTAATTGGTATCTTGATTACTATTCAGTAAGTGAAAAGAAGATTTATTGA
- the LOC107012163 gene encoding protein EXORDIUM-like 3, protein MSPRSLSRRPEAPVPVIFYFFGSVLFFFFTLPVNGWRPWPNQKPNATELIYGGSKKYEGSSEFVHLKYHMGPVLTANITVYPIWYGRWGNSQKRIIRDFISSFSAVDSKHPSVAGWWKTVQLYTDQTGANISRTLHLGEEKNDRFYSHGKSLTRLSVQSVIKCAVTARTRPLPLNPKTGVYLLLTSDDVYVQDFCQNVCGFHYFTFPSIVGYTLPYAWVGNSAKLCPGTCAYPFSVPSYMPGFKAVKSPNNDVGVDGMISVIAHEIAEVSTNPLVNAWYAGQDPSFPVEIADLCEGIYGTGGGGSYTGQMLNGEDGATYNMNGVRRRFLVQWVWNHILSYCSGPNALDQ, encoded by the coding sequence ATGTCCCCACGTTCCCTCTCCCGCCGGCCGGAAGCTCCGGTACCGgtaatattctattttttcgGATCTgtcttattctttttcttcactttgcCTGTAAATGGGTGGCGTCCATGGCCCAACCAGAAGCCAAACGCCACTGAATTGATCTACGGCGGGTCCAAAAAGTATGAGGGGTCATCGGAGTTTGTCCATTTGAAATATCACATGGGCCCTGTTCTCACTGCAAATATTACCGTTTATCCCATTTGGTACGGCCGGTGGGGCAACTCCCAAAAGCGGATTATCCGCGATTTCATCAGCTCTTTCTCCGCCGTCGATTCTAAACACCCTTCCGTTGCTGGTTGGTGGAAAACCGTTCAGCTCTACACCGATCAAACCGGAGCCAACATTTCCCGCACTCTCCATCTCGGAGAAGAAAAAAACGACCGATTTTACTCCCACGGTAAATCCCTAACCCGATTGTCCGTACAATCGGTGATAAAATGCGCCGTCACCGCCCGTACCCGTCCATTACCATTAAACCCCAAAACCGGCGTCTACTTATTACTCACTTCCGATGATGTATACGTTCAGGATTTCTGCCAAAACGTTTGCGGCTTCCATTACTTCACTTTCCCGTCCATCGTCGGTTACACTTTACCGTACGCTTGGGTGGGTAACTCCGCTAAACTCTGTCCGGGTACATGCGCTTACCCATTTTCCGTACCCAGTTACATGCCGGGTTTCAAAGCTGTAAAATCCCCGAACAACGACGTGGGTGTTGACGGAATGATAAGCGTGATTGCTCATGAAATTGCAGAGGTATCAACGAACCCATTAGTTAACGCTTGGTATGCAGGTCAGGACCCTAGTTTTCCGGTAGAGATTGCGGATCTTTGTGAAGGGATTTACGGTACCGGCGGCGGTGGGTCGTATACAGGGCAAATGTTGAACGGAGAAGATGGTGCTACATATAACATGAATGGGGTGCGAAGGAGATTTTTGGTTCAGTGGGTGTGGAATCATATTTTGAGTTATTGCAGTGGACCTAATGCACTTGATCAGTAA
- the LOC107015436 gene encoding protein LOW PSII ACCUMULATION 2, chloroplastic, whose translation MALLLNSPHTKRPHLHLLHSQPHQHSNPRNFSIKFQNSSSDNSSEDTASSPVAKKAASSSSLGFGSSVSTTVKKKQQKGKRERDTIIRREPIQKPSLATQPAEESGSKEFQKNESAFLLAWLGLGGIILVEGILLAASGLLPEAWDNFFVKYLYPSFTPTVFLFVAGTVGYGVLKYLQNEKFNSEN comes from the exons ATGGCGCTACTACTGAACTCACCACATACCAAGAGAcctcatcttcatcttctccaCTCTCAACCACATCAACACTCCAACCCCAGAAATTTCTCCATCAAATTCCAGAACTCTTCTTCTGATAATTCTTCAGAGGACACTGCATCATCTCCGGTAGCTAAGAAGGCAGCCAGCTCCAGTTCTTTAGGTTTTGGGTCATCGGTTTCCACCACAGTaaagaagaaacaacaaaagGGGAAAAGAGAGAGGGATACAATTATCCGACGAGAACCCATTCAAAAGCCCAGCTTAGCTACCCAACCGGCGGAAGAATCTGGATCCAAGGAATTTCAGAAAAATGAGAGTGCGTTTCTTCTTGCTTGGTTAGGACTTGGTGGAATTATCCTTGTCGAGGGTATTCTTCTTGCTGCCTCAG GCCTTTTACCAGAGGCTTGGgacaatttttttgtgaagtATCTGTATCCATCCTTTACTCCGACGGTCTTCCTGTTTGTGGCTGGAACAGTTGGTTATGGAGTGTTGAAGTACCTGCAGAATGAGAAATTTAATAGTGAAAACTGA